Proteins from a single region of Primulina tabacum isolate GXHZ01 chromosome 5, ASM2559414v2, whole genome shotgun sequence:
- the LOC142546438 gene encoding wall-associated receptor kinase 2-like, with protein MKIKNKLTESVILIILSFSLALADNPLSNSSTILTVPRKSFNQGSNIAKPGCETKCGDVILPFPFGIGNNSGCSIGRWFDMNCDHSVIPPKLTITSTNLEVVNISDNEIRIKSEVAARCYTESGNITRQNRIAIDLTGSPYSFSEFNKFTVVGCDDLAVIVGTSGRNFTSGCLSLCSQQSDLLDRYCTGIGCCQTPIPKGLKNFGSALGSLRNHTNVWSFATCGYAFLGAQDMFEFRVSDFSDVNFQNRTIQEVPIVIDWALGSGNCEEAEKSADFACRENSVCVDSNTGLGGYRCNCTVGYEGNPYISPGCTDINECDNTPCDANGVCTNTPGSFSCACKKGYSGDGRKDGHGCISVNSQFPVIKFSLGFSIGLLSIFIGITWIYFGVKKRKIVKMREKYFHQNGGILLKQQISSIEGGVESSKIFSAEELEKATNKYSEDRILGRGGYGTVYKGILPDQRIVAIKKSRIMDQNQIEQFINEAIVLTQVNHRNVVKLLGCCLESEVPLLVYEFISNGTLFHHIHNSAATPWFSWSNRLRIATESAGALAYLHSAASMPIIHRDVKSSNILLDDSYTAKISDFGASRLVPLNQTQVTTLVQGTLGYLDPEYFQTSQLTEKSDVYSFGVVLAELMTGKKPLSPTKSEEERNLATYFIMSVKENRLFQILEPRLLKESSFEQLQRIGELVKRCLNLKSDERPTMKEVALELEGIRKLTEHPWILQQDREENEALLGEHSGQTSDLYATNLGPEFSSGAHYIQEDTMDSPMIYPTPR; from the exons ATGAAGATAAAAAACAAGCTTACTGAATCTGTAATCTTGATTATATTGTCCTTTTCTCTGGCATTAGCTGATAATCCCCTTTCTAATTCTTCCACCATCCTCACTGTTCCAAGAAAATCTTTTAACCAAGGATCAAATATAGCAAAACCTGGCTGCGAGACGAAGTGTGGAGATGTAATTCTTCCATTCCCTTTCGGCATTGGAAACAACTCAGGCTGCTCGATTGGCCGTTGGTTTGACATGAACTGTGATCATTCCGTCATCCCGCCTAAACTCACCATTACATCCACTAATCTTGAAGTTGTCAACATATCTGATAACGAAATACGGATAAAAAGTGAGGTTGCTGCGAGATGCTACACAGAATCAGGCAATATCACCCGACAGAACAGGATAGCCATCGACCTGACTGGATCCCCATACAGCTTTTCTGAGTTCAATAAGTTTACAGTTGTGGGCTGCGACGATTTGGCTGTGATTGTTGGTACCAGCGGCAGGAACTTTACCAGCGGATGTTTATCACTTTGTTCACAGCAGAGTGATTTACTGGACAGATATTGTACTGGAATTGGCTGTTGTCAAACTCCGATTCCGAAAGGTTTAAAGAATTTTGGATCAGCTCTTGGGAGTCTCAGAAATCATACTAACGTTTGGAGTTTTGCTACTTGTGGGTACGCATTTCTTGGGGCTCAGGACATGTTTGAGTTTCGGGTTTCAGATTTTTCAGACGTGAATTTTCAGAATAGGACAATCCAGGAAGTCCCTATTGTTATTGATTGGGCACTTGGGAGTGGAAACTGTGAGGAAGCTGAGAAATCTGCCGATTTTGCTTGTAGAGAAAATAGTGTTTGTGTTGATTCAAACACGGGTCTTGGAGGATACCGATGTAATTGCACAGTAGGGTACGAAGGCAATCCATATATAAGTCCAGGCTGCACAG ACATAAATGAATGTGATAATACTCCGTGTGATGCAAACGGTGTTTGTACAAACACTCCAGGGAGTTTTAGTTGTGCTTGCAAAAAAGGATACTCGGGCGATGGAAGAAAGGACGGACATGGATGCATCTCTGTCAACTCTCAGTTTCCAGTAATAAAATTCTCCTTGG GTTTCAGTATTGGATTGCTCTCCATTTTTATTGGTATCACATGGATTTATTTTGGAGTCAAGAAAAGAAAGATTgtcaaaatgagagaaaagtacTTCCACCAAAATGGTGGGATCCTTTTGAAGCAACAGATTTCATCTATTGAGGGTGGAGTCGAGTCGAGTAAAATCTTCTCAGCCGAAGAGCTAGAGAAGGCCACTAACAAATACTCTGAAGACCGTATCCTTGGCAGGGGTGGTTATGGCACGGTATACAAAGGAATCCTACCTGATCAACGAATAGTCGCCATTAAGAAATCAAGAATAATGGACCAGAACCAAATCGAACAATTTATAAATGAGGCGATTGTTTTAACTCAAGTGAACCATCGAAATGTTGTTAAACTTTTGGGATGTTGCTTGGAGAGTGAAGTTCCTTTATTGGTTTATGAGTTTATATCAAACGGTACACTCTTCCATCACATACATAACAGTGCGGCAACGCCTTGGTTTTCTTGGAGCAACCGCTTAAGAATTGCTACTGAATCTGCTGGTGCACTTGCCTATCTCCACTCTGCTGCTTCAATGCCTATTATCCACAGAGACGTAAAGTCCAGCAACATACTTTTAGACGACTCGTACACTGCAAAAATATCAGATTTCGGCGCTTCAAGACTGGTCCCTTTAAACCAAACACAAGTGACAACTCTTGTTCAGGGGACTTTAGGCTATTTGGACCCTGAGTACTTCCAAACGAGCCAGTTAACAGAAAAAAGCGACGTTTATAGCTTCGGGGTCGTTCTTGCCGAGCTAATGACTGGGAAAAAACCCCTTTCACCTACAAAATCAGAAGAAGAGAGGAACTTAGCCACATATTTCATCATGTCCGTTAAAGAAAATCGCCTGTTTCAAATTCTCGAGCCTCGACTCTTGAAAGAAAGTAGTTTCGAACAGTTGCAACGAATTGGTGAGCTTGTGAAGAGATGTTTGAATTTGAAAAGTGATGAAAGGCCAACAATGAAAGAAGTGGCACTGGAGCTTGAAGGGATAAGGAAATTAACTGAACATCCATGGATTCTTCAACAAGATAGAGAAGAAAATGAGGCACTTTTAGGTGAACATTCGGGACAGACATCAGATTTGTATGCAACCAATTTAGGCCCAGAATTTAGTTCAGGAGCACATTATATCCAAGAAGATACTATGGACAGTCCTATGATTTATCCCACTCCCCGTTAG
- the LOC142546439 gene encoding ERBB-3 BINDING PROTEIN 1-like has product MKCKRRVLAKTLRPDALQSRTPHYIYKPNCTVHTSPPTSCPNSFAAFFTIDNRRNFELVGSMSDEEREEKELDLTSPEVVTKYKSAAEIVNKALQLVLSECKPKVKIVDLCEKGDAFIREQTGNMYRNVKKKIERGVAFPTCISVNNTICHFSPLASDETALEDGDILKIDMGCHIDGFISVVAHTHVLSQGPVTGRAADVIAAANTAAEVALRLVRPGKKNKDVTEAIQKVAAAYDCKIVEGVLSHQMKQFVIDGNKVVLSVSGTDTRVDEAEFEENEVYSVDIVTSTGEGKPKLLDEKQTTIYKRAVDKNYHLKMKASRFIFSEISQKFPIMPFSARALEEKRARLGLVECVNHELLQPYPVLHEKPGDLVAHIKFTVLLMPNGSDRITSHPLQDLQPTNTVDDLEIKAWLALATKSKKKGGGKKKKGKKGDKEEDAGDVEPMDAAPKGPASQE; this is encoded by the exons ATGAAATGTAAGCGGCGGGTACTTGCCAAAACCCTACGCCCAGACGCTTTGCAAAGTCGAACAccacattatatatataaaccaAACTGTACTGTGCACACCTCACCACCGACTTCTTGCCCTAATTCATTTGCTGCCTTCTTCACAATCGATAACCGCCGCAACTTTGAACTG GTTGGATCGATGTCGGACGAGGAAAGAGAGGAGAAGGAGTTGGATCTCACCTCTCCTGAAGTTGTCACCAAATACAAATCCGCTGCCGAAATTGTTAACA AGGCATTGCAATTAGTGTTGTCAGAATGCAAACCGAAAGTGAAGATTGTAGACCTCTGTGAGAAAGGAGATGCTTTTATCAGAGA gcagactGGAAACATGTATAGGAATGTGAAGAAGAAGATAGAAAGGGGTGTTGCATTTCCTACTTGCATCTCAGTGAACAATACGATCTGCCATTTTTCACCATTGGCCAGTGACGAGACCGCGTTGGAAGACGGAGATATATTGAAAAT TGATATGGGGTGTCACATAGATGGCTTTATTTCTGTTGTTGCTCATACCCATGTGCTTTCGCAAGGACCTGTCACTGGCCGGGCAGCTGATGTTATTGCTGCTGCAAATACTGCTGCCGAGGTTGCTCTCAGGCTCGTGCGGCCAGGGAAAAAG AACAAAGATGTCACTGAAGCCATTCAAAAGGTTGCTGCTGCATATGACTGCAAGATAGTTGAAGGAGTTTTAAGTCATCAAATGAAACAATTTGTGATTGATGGAAACAAGGTTGTGTTAAGTGTCTCTGGCACTGATACAAGAGTTGATGAAGCTGAGTTTGAGGAAAACGAGGTGTATTCTGTTGACATTGTTACAAGCACTGGTGAAGGCAAG CCAAAATTGTTGGATGAGAAACAAACAACTATATATAAAAGAGCTGTTGACAAGAATTATCACCTAAAGATGAAAGCATCTCGGTTCATATTTAGTGAGATTAGCCAGAAGTTCCCAATCATGCCGTTTTCTGCTAG GGCTTTAGAAGAGAAGCGTGCTCGTTTGGGCCTTGTAGAATGTGTGAATCACGAGCTTTTGCAGCCGTATCCAGTTCTTCATGAGAAGCCGG GCGACCTGGTTGCTCACATCAAGTTCACTGTTTTGCTAATGCCAAACGGTTCAGATCGAATCACATCGCATCCTCTACAGGATCTTCAACCCACCAACACGGTTGATGATCTCGAAATCAAAGCCTGGTTGGCGTTGGCGACAAAGTCAAAGAAGAAAGGTGGTGGAAAGAAGAAGAAAG GTAAGAAAGGGGACAAAGAAGAGGATGCAGGCGATGTAGAGCCTATGGACGCTGCACCAAAAGGTCCAGCTTCCCAAGAATGA